The nucleotide window TTCGTAGAGGGCCACCAGCTCCTTCAACTTGGCTACTTTGCGGCCAGGCTTTTCTTCCTTGGGTTTCTTTCCAGACTCCTCCTTGGCGGGTTTCTTGCGCGATGAATTATAGTTCTCGACTaagccgtcgtcgctgcccGTCAGCACGCGGTTTCGGCCAATTCGCCAACTAATCATCTCATAATTGACGGCAGTTCGGGTGATTTGTAGGCTTTGCATTCGAGAGTCGCTCTGGGAAACACCCTCAGACCGTAATTCGTCAATCGCTTCCTTCGTGGCATCAGCAGCGTCTTGAGTCgcctcgaggatgtcgtcgtaAGCGGCAGCCACGTCTCTGGGCTCAGCATTGACGAGAGAAGGCCATCGTTCAGACAGCTTCGACTTGGCCTCTTCCACTCTGCCCCACGCCAAGGAAATTGCTGCGTCCTCGATCTTGACCTCGCGCGAGCGCCACGTGAGCGTCTTGGGAGCTTTCTCGACACCCTCGCCCTGCTTGGCAGTCTCGACCTGAGCCTGCTTCAACAAATTGGGATCGAGTTCGTTGATCTGCTGCACCAGTGCAGTGTCGGACTGGGGAAATGCGCGTCGGGCAATCGCTGGAATGGGTATCGTGCGCGGCGTCTTGAGTTGGTAGGCGGCATAGCGAATCGAAGGGTCGATGGTGTCGGAAAGGAGATCCTTGAAGATATCGCCTTTGGTGGAAGTGGCCATCGCGCTGTAGACAACGCGAGCAACGGCATAGCTTTTCAGGGAAGGCTCCCAGTGTTGGTTCTCGAATTGGGCAGCACCACGGATCTGGGCGGAGTAAGCGCGGGACTCGAGCTTGTCGTTCAGTGTGGCGCCAGCCGCCGACTGCAAgaggagctcgacgagctgtTCGGCTGTCTTTGCCGCTTTTTCGAGTCGAGAAACGATGTGTGACCTGGTCTTGCCAGTGACACCCTTTGCGTCGGAGGCGTGCGACGATTTGATGGCCATGGCATTGGCCCAGGCGCGCTCGCTTGTGAGCAGAAGCAGGTGAATGTACCTGGCGATGTCAGCAACGCAAGCAGCGGAATGTCGTACGATGCAGCATACTCGTGGTTCTCGGCAATCTGTATGGCAGTcacctcgcccttcttgctGAACTTGCCGCGGTTTCTCGTGGCGATGCCCAGCTTCTTGCGACTGTTGAGCAGCTTTTTGGCCAGCTGGTTCTGGTAGGTCCCGTAGTCCCCATAGAGTAACGCTGCGTCCCGACCAGAGACGACAAACTTGGTGATGTCCATGGctgcggcggtggcgagATTGGTCGAGAGGATAGTCGCTTTGGGAGGATCCTGTAGACGTCGTCGCGACAGACCAGACAATATCGAATCGACCTCTTCAGCGCGGGGATAGTAATTAGTAGTGGGGCTTTCACCTGAGGTCCCTGGTGTCCTTTTCCAGTGGCTGCAATTGTGGGAGGCCACAGCGCTAAAGGCACCCCGACAGCAGGTAGGGGTGAGCGAACCCGTCGGGTTCGGAACTCGGGCCCAATATCTTCCTCCCCATTTGTCCTGTGATTGGCCGAAGCTTCCAAAAAGATGAGGAAAAAAAGTCCATGATGGCAGGTGGATTATGGACTGATGCCGTAACAGGTTGGCTCGATCTTTTGCgcccccggccgccgtcctTTGTATGTGCTTCTTCAGATTTCACAACTCGGGTTATCTGACGATAATTTCGTACAGGACTCTTTGTACCCATTGCCCCCCCTGTGGCCACCTCTTCAAGCAGCCAGACTAGCTCGGGCAAACGTCTCCCCGTCATCGACGCCTTCAATTTGTCACGGACTATCTCCTCCACTCAAAACCTTTCCGACTTGTTTGGCGCAACAACACTAAAAATCAGTGTTGACAACCTCTATACCAGCATGTCCTCAAGTTCCTTTATTGTCCGCCATACATAGCCGCCAGGGCGATAGCTTCGGTCCCAATGCTTGAgagaacggcggcgaccttggaGTCATGCACCAGCTTTCATGCTCTTCCATCCGCCTCACGATCACTAAAAACCCAGCGCAAACTGTACACAGGCTTCTGGCAGCATGGTGCCGCAGCAATAGACATATCTTGCTCCGTACTGGCTACGCAGCTCAACGCCGCCAGCTCGCCTCCCCCTCAgccgccaacaccaccacccgAAACACTTGCCGCATCCaccttcctcctcgacttTCTCTATCCTACTGGGACGGCCGCAGTTCTGCGCAAGTTCGCTCCGGGTTTGGCCAATCATCAAGCGTCGATTCACAGACTGCCTCGGCGGTCCAGGCCGTTCACCTCGTCCGTTGCGACCCCAACAAACCTCGACACTCGATCGATGCAATACGACCAGGACACAACCACACATGCTGCAAAAGAGACTCgactcggccaagaagacTTTGACCCGGCAGAAGATCAGGAGtacgaagacgaggaagatgataaagatgaagatgaagcaGCAGTTGTCAGTTGGCGCCACACCCACAGCGGTCCCTCTTACCTAGGGGCAGGGTCACGGCCCGATTTGATGAGGGAGTTGATGGCAGAGAAAGATACGGAGTACTTCGGCTCGATATGGCAGCTCTACTCGCAACTGGACCGCAGCCTGCAGCCAGAACTCCGCCCCGAAGTTATCGTCTACTTATATCGGTCCTCCAACGTCATCGACGCCCGCAGGATATTGCTCTTGTTCTCGGAAATAGAGACTGACCAATGGACACCAAAGGTCCTTACATCGGCTGTTGCGGCGTCCTTGCGTCTTGAGCACGTGTCGGAAGCATTTGCGCTATACCGCCGGGGACTGGATGCGAATGGCACGGTCAGTGGGCTGAAGGAGCTACTTCAATATGCCTTCAAAAGGTCTGCTTGGAAAACAGTGAAAGACCTTTGGGTAGCTCACCACACAAGCGATGCGtaccgcgacgacgaccttgcGCCAGTGGAGGCTCTATCCGCCATTCCAAACATCGGAGAACTGGTCAACCAATTCGCGAGTTACGTGACCTCAACGGGAAAAATGGGCAAAGATGCGCAGAAGAGGCTTGGCATACTACTCGAGCAAGCTATCCAAGTTGCGCTCCAGCAACCCTGCAAACCCAAAGAGGCTCTGCCACTGCTTAAGATTATCAACTCCCCGAAGATGTACGCCGACCACCTAAACCAGGCCCTGGCACGGGGTCAGCGAGAGTGCTTGCCAGAAATATACCGTTTGTACCGGGATATGCCGAATGCTACGCTGTCTCCGGAACTTCTGCATGGCATGTTCGATGTCTTTAATCCAGACGACGTACTTGGCCTGGAACAGGTCTACGAGGACTTCTCCAAGACAAGTTATCGCGGTTTGGACAAGTTAGCCGTCAAAAAATATCTCAGGTTCTACGCGTCACGCGGCGACATCAAATCTGTTGAGCGCCTGTCGGCCAAGTATCCGAAGATCCTGAAAGTCACAACACGGTCTCTGTACCTGATGAACGCTTACGCCAGCTTGGGGGATTACGAAGGCGCCCGGGAAGTCCTTGACGAGATGAGGTACAAGCACCGAAAGAAACCTACTCTGAGGCATTGGCACGAACTTCTCAAGAGCTGTCTGCGGGAGGCGACGTACGATCGCCCCAGAATGGTATTCGACGAGCTCTGTGAAGCTGTTAAGCCCAACGAGGTGACCTTCGCAACCATGATGTCCCTAGCGGCATCGAAGGGTGACCTTGACTTTACTTTACAACTTCTCCAACAAGCTCGGTCAAGAGGGATCACAACCGACGTTCCGATTCTACAAAGCGTTGTCGGCGCCTACTGTCGTAACGACCGACTGCGAGAGGCTCTGGCGACTTGTATAGAGGCTAAAAACACAAACGTCCCCGGTGAGCAAGCTCGGCTCT belongs to Colletotrichum higginsianum IMI 349063 chromosome 5, whole genome shotgun sequence and includes:
- a CDS encoding Signal recognition particle subunit SRP68 gives rise to the protein MDITKFVVSGRDAALLYGDYGTYQNQLAKKLLNSRKKLGIATRNRGKFSKKGEVTAIQIAENHEYIHLLLLTSERAWANAMAIKSSHASDAKGVTGKTRSHIVSRLEKAAKTAEQLVELLLQSAAGATLNDKLESRAYSAQIRGAAQFENQHWEPSLKSYAVARVVYSAMATSTKGDIFKDLLSDTIDPSIRYAAYQLKTPRTIPIPAIARRAFPQSDTALVQQINELDPNLLKQAQVETAKQGEGVEKAPKTLTWRSREVKIEDAAISLAWGRVEEAKSKLSERWPSLVNAEPRDVAAAYDDILEATQDAADATKEAIDELRSEGVSQSDSRMQSLQITRTAVNYEMISWRIGRNRVLTGSDDGLVENYNSSRKKPAKEESGKKPKEEKPGRKVAKLKELVALYEGTLQSLEAARELPGVANDEALAKQLASTAEYFQALKQVARLRSLSIARSHAIIGNIVNALALIKHATGEAQGAASTLADGLEAKSSLPRNIEVSGKDAKSLESFLQGELQRYRALVHLSNLLRESDSNEDDIKSIPLIERLREYPSGGIDLANLVNIPPKLSAVPVKPIFLDVAWNYIDYPGKGPQEVEPPSTPQQMTQSESKSQPQKKGWFGFGR
- a CDS encoding CoxI translation protein CYA5; amino-acid sequence: MLERTAATLESCTSFHALPSASRSLKTQRKLYTGFWQHGAAAIDISCSVLATQLNAASSPPPQPPTPPPETLAASTFLLDFLYPTGTAAVLRKFAPGLANHQASIHRLPRRSRPFTSSVATPTNLDTRSMQYDQDTTTHAAKETRLGQEDFDPAEDQEYEDEEDDKDEDEAAVVSWRHTHSGPSYLGAGSRPDLMRELMAEKDTEYFGSIWQLYSQLDRSLQPELRPEVIVYLYRSSNVIDARRILLLFSEIETDQWTPKVLTSAVAASLRLEHVSEAFALYRRGLDANGTVSGLKELLQYAFKRSAWKTVKDLWVAHHTSDAYRDDDLAPVEALSAIPNIGELVNQFASYVTSTGKMGKDAQKRLGILLEQAIQVALQQPCKPKEALPLLKIINSPKMYADHLNQALARGQRECLPEIYRLYRDMPNATLSPELLHGMFDVFNPDDVLGLEQVYEDFSKTSYRGLDKLAVKKYLRFYASRGDIKSVERLSAKYPKILKVTTRSLYLMNAYASLGDYEGAREVLDEMRYKHRKKPTLRHWHELLKSCLREATYDRPRMVFDELCEAVKPNEVTFATMMSLAASKGDLDFTLQLLQQARSRGITTDVPILQSVVGAYCRNDRLREALATCIEAKNTNVPGEQARLWNVLLRRHADRRAFDDVCEVVALMGQHGVMWTPETHAVLLQALVACGQADPAYKVLQAAVHDKSFAPIPGHFVTVTEGGLNSRQLWLARNSDKLMRRVTGRPSSVDARLAEARLLFKQQLFSTLQTLEQADGPNDLMDDLRKMAEEVKTATQTDADPGNGAHRALKRADSLHRLRGMLVKAIALFTRYRDFESARELRELQANLDQEGITTTPKDEQLDILHSLMLENIQNKKYDAAKANWKLIWQTTLELARPASYSGHGPFVALPRYRYSLSRPFGTLQEMLLELQDSESLKEALDQLLDAGFLLDARAMNHACQALARTGRWLDACKLCEKYLMDNWTGWLLNRMKRRLKVNLPLSHRRQGRAPHRLRPTSYTLVVLAKGYSDLEGMVAWSSTAAWAMRTLQKHCPQLVHAIQTLSYTGLGIENEAFDRDRAMELAKKELEEPQEMALADEQTDAACVTEEQPSAGQQEQVSATKDDADESLANEGASSPVTGEESRLDGQRV